The following coding sequences are from one Triticum aestivum cultivar Chinese Spring chromosome 5A, IWGSC CS RefSeq v2.1, whole genome shotgun sequence window:
- the LOC123106286 gene encoding serine protease Do-like HtrA produces MSAGVEKPNNKRATAADPTSRGDADAKRTKRNLGSDGEDTLSPGSVDHAYALVFAKIAQDEIDQESAPRPVQIPTIAYFKPPTLFHTDELFSVRRSGTKAVLSAAKFLLGVSSSLDGEPLRRCSGFWIDWDEESKTGLVLTTARLIRTKDAPVSVWSGGEEYATNADVTVHLLNGTSAKGQLVYHQPHYDLAFLNVQMDQPIKLPSFNEKDVEFAQKIFRLGRDNALNLRITYARAEYLNPSMYERYHNIYFRSPDGHGDDNEYDNGGPVIDLGGKVVGMVNDPERFESFIPSSIVLNCLDSWRKYQHFARPHLGMTFNAIELLEPSHVDMLWRMYNIDDGLVVQEVSKGSNAEILGIQKGDVIESINGKRVSTTIEFENMLMSTCKVPSDVEVHISVGVFHTLKKERSTIELTANLSELGEVITS; encoded by the exons ATGAGTGCGGGTGTGGAGAAGCCAAACAACAAAAGGGCCACGGCGGCCGATCCGACCAGCCGAGGCGATGCCGACGCCAAGAGGACGAAAAGGAATCTGGGGAGCGACGGGGAAGATACTCTGTCGCCTGGTTCCGTCGACCATGCGTACGCCCTTGTCTTTGCCAAGATTGCACAAGACGAAATAGACCAAGAGTCAG CTCCCCGCCCTGTGCAAATTCCTACAATCGCTTACTTCAAACCTCCGACCTTGTTTCACACTGATGAGCTCTTTTCTGTCCGTCGGTCTGGAACAAAGGCCGTGCTCTCGGCAGCCAAATTTCTTCTAGGGGTTTCATCCTCTCTCG ATGGTGAACCGCTAAGACGGTGCTCTGGCTTCTGGATTGATTGGGATGAGGAGAGCAAAACCGGCCTTGTTCTGACAACCGCGCGGCTGATTCGCACAAAGGATGCTCCTGTCAGCGTCTGGTCAGGCGGTGAAGAGTATGCTACAAACGCTGAT GTCACTGTTCATTTGCTAAATGGCACCAGTGCAAAGGGCCAGCTGGTCTATCACCAGCCCCACTACGATCTCGCTTTCCTGAATGTTCAGATGGATCAACCAATCAAGTTACCATCTTTTAATGAAAAAGATGTAGAATTTGCTCAAAAGATTTTTCGACTTGGAAGAGACAATGCCTTAAATCTAAGGATAACATATGCTAGAGCAGAATATCTGAATCCAAGCATGTATGAACGGTACCACAATATATATTTCCGTTCTCCAGATGGCCATGGCGATGATAATGAG TATGACAATGGGGGGCCAGTtattgacttgggtggaaaagtgGTCGGAATGGTCAATGACCCTGAGAGATTTGAGTCTTTTATACCTTCTTCCATTGTGCTCAATTGTTTGGATTCATGGAGGAAATATCA GCATTTCGCCCGGCCCCATCTTGGAATGACGTTTAACGCCATCGAACTTCTAGAACCTTCTCATGTTGACATGTTATGGCGTATGTATAACATTGATGACGGTCTTGTCGTTCAAGAG GTGTCAAAAGGATCTAATGCTGAGATACTCGGAATCCAAAAAGGTGATGTTATTGAATCTATCAATGGGAAACGTGTTTCTACAACAATTGAG TTCGAAAATATGCTGATGAGCACATGCAAGGTCCCTTCAGATGTTGAAGTTCATATTTCT GTTGGGGTGTTTCACACACTCAAAAAAGAACGAAGCACCATAGAGTTGACTGCAAATTTATCCGAACTTGGAGAAGTCATTACAAGCTAG